In Lathyrus oleraceus cultivar Zhongwan6 chromosome 2, CAAS_Psat_ZW6_1.0, whole genome shotgun sequence, the DNA window TCGGCAGAGTGGGATTCGGACTCTAAGGGATGTTAAAGGTGATCAAGATTTGGGTTCTGGTTCTGAATCTGATGAACCGCAGGAGTATTACACTGGTGGTCAGAAGAGGTAATCTATTTCAGGATAGGAGCATTACACAATCGAATTTCGTAATTTTTTTAATGGATTTTGATTCTGGAATTGCGAGTGAATGCTCTGTGCTGTAATGTGCTAATTGCGAAACTAGGGTTTAGGTTTTGTGAACTTGTGTTTTCGCTTACGTCTTaagcccttttttgtgtgtgtatataaaAAAATCTTAGGGTGTGCCTGGGGAGGGCATTTTGGAGGGGAGGGTTTGTTTTTCTTTTCTATATTTAGCTAGCTATAAACTGTTTCTAAAAATGAGTGAGTTGTGATAAAAATATGTTGTGATCTAATGACACGGCAATTTCTTAAGATATATATAGTAAAATATAGACCTAGCCAGTCCGCAAATCCTAATTCATCTGGCAGAAGCCGATATTGTTAGGTTGAACGTCATTACTAGGGTTCGAACACTGGTACTCACCGGTTGTGAGTTGTTATTACCACTTTGTGTACAGACCGGAAAAAATAAATATAGAACTAGCACTCAAAAATCTTCATCCCTAATAGAGCCTAATGTCTTCCTCTTCAATATAGAATATATTTAGAGTAGTTAGGTTAGACTTTTTAAATAATTTTGATTTATCAAACAAATGTTGAAATATGTTGAAATTAGTCTGTGCATCTTAGTTAATATAAGCTTATAAAAACCTATTGGCTAGTGAGGCAttgtaaaattattttaattGACAGTTTCAATGAGGTAGTAATTCATCCTAGAGCTTAGTCTCAATTGATATAATTGATGAGTTTCAATGAGTTAGAAGCTCATACTAGAGCTTAGTTTCATTTGATATAATTGATGAGTTTCAATGAGTTAGAAGCTCATACTAGAGCTTAGTTTCATTTGATATAATTGATGAGTTTCAATAAGCTAGGAGCAGTTTTAATATACCTTTGTCTTCATTGTTGCAGTGGTATGCTTGTCCAAGATCCTACTAGAGGTGGCCATACTGTGGATGATATTTTTGATCAGGCTAGACAGGTAGCGGTTGATGCTCCTACTGAAAATTCTTCAAGGTCAAGAAGTTTTACTGGAACAGCCAGGTTGCTTTCCGGTGAGGCATTGCCATCTGCTCCTCAGCCAGTAGAATCAATTACACATGTGGTCACTTTTTGGAGGAATGGGTTTTCTGTCAATGATGGTCCTTTGCGTAGGTTGGAAGATCCACAAAATGCATCATTCCTTGAGGTATCTTAACTTGTTATCAACTTTGTTTTCAATAGTTTTGTTTGAAATTATTTATccatatttttaaaattttatcaaTTGTCTTAACGTCTTTTAAATTTATTGAAAACTATTGCTTGGACTCGTGAATGTTATTGATGCCAGCATCTAATAGGAAACTAAGTTTAGGCAAAAGCTTGGCAACTAGGCTGAATAGAGAAGTTCTAGAATAATTGCGGATATGGCCAGATAATTAATATAACTATAAGGAGAGTGGAGGAGGAGGACAAGTCTGAGGGTTAACATCTTTTTGCTTTAATGAGAGAATAGTCTCTTTGCTTAGAGCTGTCTTATGTCATTATAGGGGATTCTCTTTTGCAGTTTTTTTCTGTCAGTTAATAATACAATTTTTACTTCTCTTTAATTGGGATTTTACCAATTGGTCGGACCTATGAGATATTCAAAGAAGAGCTAGGGGTTACTGGAGATTGGAAGCTAGACACGGTAGCAGTCAGTTTGTGGGTATACTTCTGGGCATAACAGGCCAAGACCTAGGCCAACGAATTCACTATGTCATTATTTCTGCACCCAACCCCTGTTTTTGGGGGCACAAAAAGGAGTGCACAAAACCAAAATGATGTGGTTAAGTAAGCTGTACTCACTAACTTAGCAAATGTGGAGCTGAAATTGGACAATCTTTTGAACACGCTCTCAGCTGTAAAATTTCATAGCTCCTTCATTGTGTAATTTCTAATTTCAATCTTGAAAACAAGGTTGTTCTTTGAGTGGCAGTTAATGAAAGGATACTGCTTTTGGGCCTAAGCCGCTGAAGAATGGTCTAGAGAACTGCTGACGTGACCAATTGATTAGGAGAGAAGCTATAGGAAAAGAAAAGCCCAAATTAGGGGATCATTAGGTATCCTTTTTGTTGGATCCTTAGGTTAGGTAGGGAGGGGGAGAATCATCTCTTCTATGATGAGCTTTGGTATTGGGATTCTATCATTTTCTTGTTGGAAGTATTATATGCTTCTCATTAGTTTACCTCAATGCAGAGCATAAAGAAGTCTGAATGTCCCAAAGAGCTTGAACCAGCTGATCGGCAAACTTCTGTTCGTCTCAACCTCACAAGGCGGGATGAAAACTACCCGGTATGTCTCTTCTTTTCTTTCATCAGCTTTGAGTTTGTGTTCTATTTATACATTTTCTTTTTTACTTATCTATTTTCTTTTTTACTTATCTATTTTCTTTTTGGTAACATATATCTAGGAACCGGTGAAGCCAAGGAATACTCCTTTTCGAGGGGTTGGAAGAACTTTAGGTGACAGCAGCTCAAGTGGTGAAGCTGCCAGTGAGCCTACTCAAACCGCTGCGAGTGCTTCCTCATTTACTGTTCCGGTGCCAACAATGGGTTTAGTTGTAGATGAGTCCCAACCAGTGACCTCAATCCAGCTAAGGTTAGCTGATGGTACAAGAATGGTTTCTCGCTTCAATCACCGCCATACAATCAGAGATGTTCGAGCATTCATTGATGCATCAAGAACTGGTGGGGCAAGAAGTTACCAACTGCAGACAATGGGTTTTCCTCCCAAACAACTTACTGATTTGGACCAGACTATAGAGCAAGCTGGTATAGCCAATTCAGTTGTTATCCAAAAGTTATAGGTTGTTTTCCCAATTTTATTTCAAACCAAATTGAAATTATCTTAATGCATAAACAATGATTAAACTATTTTTGTGAATTTCACAAAATGTACTTTGTTGGTATACTCCATACTGAATTGCTTTCATGAAGAGGAACCATCGGGATTAAATTGAGGCTTTTTACAAGGAAAGCTGGTGCCAAAATTTGGTTTGGTCACAAATCATACAATATTGTGTTTTAAAAATATCTGCTTAGATGCTTTCATGTTTACCTCCACATTTTAGTATTGAACTGTGTTCTCAAATAGTTTCCAACTTTTCTAGATTAGGATTTAATAAGATGCAAACTTAATGAAGTAGAACAACAAAATGTTCTATTATCTTTGTTCACCTTTTAAGTGAAATCAGAATATTTTACTTAATTTTTAGGCTAAATTGTAGAGTCTCTTAACTAATCTATGATTTAAAAAATGGTAATTAGTCCTTCATGTTTAAAAACAATGTTAGAATATTTTACCTAAATAATCCcgtttttaattttttttccaaaataatccatatttcaaataatttcccAATCTACTCTACTTTAAAAAAAAAACGTCAAAGCATTGGTGTCATATCAATTGATGACTGTTCTTTAATTTAAATAAGAGGTGCTAAGTGGATTGGTTTCTTCGTTTAGTGTTATCAATCCAATTGGTGTATGTTTAAGAGGTGGCGTCAATTGGTTAGACTCATATGTGTGTTCTGTAATGGTTTTTCGTCGTCGTAATGGGAAAGTGATTTAGTGATTTATTTGAGAGACAAGTCTTTGATGGGGATGCTCTTCTAGAACATCTGTAGTTTCGAGCAACTACAGAGGGAGTTGATTCGTTGGACCTAATGATATCAATTTGATTGTtataatcaattaaaaatattttggttaggtattttttatttgttttgatatttgttgtaTGTGTTGTTTATTTAAACCTGTCATCAATGTTCGTTTTATGATATCTGGTTTCTTGTTGGAAAATGTTATTGTTTTTAAGTGTGTTTAAGTTAGGGTGATGTTTGTCGTTAACATTGTTGTAATGaaaagttattaatatatcaaaatcaatggttattgaaaggaggtactaaattatgatgcagaggTTGCTCCGAGATTGGGATAATTTTTTCGATTGTGTCCGGattgacgacatatactacatagtCGTATCATTTTATCAACCGTGTCCATTTTTGTTCTAATAAGCGTGTTGTTTGtccgtccttttttctttcttcgcatctcatcgttgtgccaaactatgtcccTTTGACATGGATGTCAATATTCCTCCATTGCTAGCACCGCGAAGCTTTCGTTGTAGACATTCATGACACTAATGACCTTGTAAATATcagatagatggttgtaagcgttctggcgagtatgtgcgcatgccgcaatgacatgaGAGCAAGGTATACGCAAGGCCTGAAACTTGTCACAGTCGCACCAACTTGTGTTTAATCTGACAGCGTAGGATACATTTAGCCTCCTCTCATTATGGTTCATTGTTTTCTGTACACTGAAAGTTTGTTGGTTAAAGATTGTAACCGCGTGAGTGCTATTTTTGATAGTTTtctctttcatcactttcatgcAGCATTCACTGAATAATTGACATGAAATTAACATTGCACTCTATCTTTCGCCTCTGGTTGTGAAGGTCGatgccaacctaaaataggttgttctcggcaatgcggttattggtagattttTAATACCTTTGAAGATGTTGTTCATGCATTTCACAAGGTTTGTTGTTATGTGATCCGATTGACATCCTCCGTCAAATGCCATTGTCCACTACACCAATGGTATGTTATTCACCCACCTTCTTGCATCTGCAATTGACAATCTAATTTTTTCACGGTAGTGTTGAAATGACGGTTGAGGTAGAGCATACCATGCATTCGCCACTTTTTTGCGaaggttcttatctttgattgtccgcatgaagttttgtgcgatatgtctaatgcaatagacatgggtagaaggatGATTATGCAATCTattatcatggttattgtaagcactctcaataGCAACATGTTTGtctgaaatcaaacagagattgacttgtggagcaacatgtgttctgagatgactaaggaagaaaccccaaccaccgacggtttcaccttcaaccagagaaaagaaaatgggaaagacattattgttgtcgtcttgtgcaacaACCATAAGCAATGTGCCCTTATATTTTAtgtataaccatgttccatcaatttgaataataagtttgcagaatgcaaaacctttgatgaATGATTGAAACGCCCAAAAGAGTCggtgaaatattttattttcaccAACACAAGTTCCGTCTGGCGTAAATGCTGGAAATGTCTCCAGAATTGCAACAGTTCCCGGTGCATATGTCTTAAATGCCCATAAAACtgtggcaattctttgtatgaattCTCCTAGTTGCCGAATATTTGTTCAACAATATTTGTCCTTGCAATCCATATTTTCTTGTACAAGAGAGTCTAATTATATTGTGTGacgatatgagatattattatactcaccttcactggTGGGTCATTGTTAACAAGCGGTAAAATGTCTTGATATATCAATTCATCGCTTAATTTTCGGTGATCCTGTACAATACTAATGGCAATGCAACTGTGGGGTGGTTCTATAGAAGCTATCTGCCAATAATCACTTTTATTCCTGTGAGACGCAACCATCCGAAACATGCAAAGAACGTTACGAAATTCAATGACATACGTTCTCGAATCAGTGCATTTCACATTAAAATGAACAGAGTTATCCATGTGAAAattttgatagctcgcacacattaTTCTTTAGTGCGGAACGTGTCTCCCATTTTTAACTCACCCCCGACCGCATATACGGGTTGTAAAAAATATCGTCGGCTGTGTCATCGTCATGCAAgtccatgtttgtcatatgttgaggcggataATATACATGACTTAGAGGTAATGACGTTCGGTGATCATCATCTCCAGGgttgttgttcaacatatgatcaaCATATGATCAACATATGTCTcactttcttcttcttcttcttcttcgtcaaAGACGTCGACTTCCACTTCGGCGTCGGCTTCATCTGAGTCTTCTGCTTTAAATTCATCAAATTCAGCTTGATCAGTTATttgagattgttgagatggtATAGTTTGTTGGAGATTAATATATAACTTAATAGAGTTGAAACCCAgatgttcatgactaacaaacatatagTCGACATCTTCATCGTCTCGCACCTTTAGCGGATAAAATTTACATTGATTGTTTTCGAAATAAATTGGATTCTAATATGTGATTTGTGACACAGGAAACGATCATAGATAGGTTTCTATTagttttttcaaatgcaagaaatttaAATTTCTCTTGATTATAAATCAAACAATTTCAGTGTTTCAAAAACTAAACCCGTATACATCAGAGTCATATGTCTCATTGTTGCAGTGAGCATTGATAATATATTTGAGTACAAATGACATAGTATGATAATGAAGTTGTGTTGGTTTGACAATGAAGTTGTGTTGGTTTGAGTAAGACTATGAACTTGTGTTGGTTTGAGTAAGAACATTAATAGAAGAACGTGACAAGACCATGCATGCAAGAAcactagccaatccaattggcgactgCTTTGGAAATTTGTACATGGTCATCAGTCAGTTTGGCGCCTTTTGTGCACTCCCTTGAGATTCTGCGCTGCACGCCATAGCCATGCAACCTATTGACAAGACCATGCATGGAAGACCTGCAATGACATAGCCATGCAGCTAGACACCTAGGAAGTCACCTAGGAAGATGCCAACCGAAGAAAAACCaactcgtaattatatggcttggtacatatcAGTTGGATTTAAGTTCCTCGCCaaggatatgtacctatacgacccacgaCATATCACTTACACACAAGAAtgttcaacatctaaccccctACAACATTATCAgaccggttactcacaaccccctacCCATCAAAATTATCGGTCCACA includes these proteins:
- the LOC127117990 gene encoding plant UBX domain-containing protein 4; the protein is MKSKGKRTRKEMESENPNSDANAALINSFIEITSSTQQEALFFLESHNFDLDAAVSTFLDNDNTAIPIIPINDNTGNAVSPNESLSPDFQPSESPSRSQSPPPSRALRSRRSLGKKPSGSRQSGIRTLRDVKGDQDLGSGSESDEPQEYYTGGQKSGMLVQDPTRGGHTVDDIFDQARQVAVDAPTENSSRSRSFTGTARLLSGEALPSAPQPVESITHVVTFWRNGFSVNDGPLRRLEDPQNASFLESIKKSECPKELEPADRQTSVRLNLTRRDENYPEPVKPRNTPFRGVGRTLGDSSSSGEAASEPTQTAASASSFTVPVPTMGLVVDESQPVTSIQLRLADGTRMVSRFNHRHTIRDVRAFIDASRTGGARSYQLQTMGFPPKQLTDLDQTIEQAGIANSVVIQKL